A part of Marinobacter psychrophilus genomic DNA contains:
- a CDS encoding flagellin N-terminal helical domain-containing protein: MPQVINTNIASLNAQRNLNTSQSDSNVALERLSSGLRINSAKDDAAGLAISTRFQAQITGLNMAQRNANDGISLAQTAEGALDEVTNNLQRIRELSVQSSNATNSTSDRQALNQEVQQRIAEINRIAGQTSFNGLKILDGTFGAQTFQVGANAGETIGVSGLDARGSQIGATVSQTAGLSSSSLGAGDAGETSLDVSGLDFSGNITVSSTIGGETIDVAAATYADAGALAIAINGEIASNGNLPDVTAEVSDDGNSVVFKNAGISGVAATIDISDASGTQVTAAGSDVSTADGSGSTSTATLFDPSALDLASGVTGSFDVTDDSATTTTVSFSLAAGAGNTVADLTAAVQTGLTAAGFTAGTDLGAADNGTLIQIESDSSITYDLASITASDGGTADASVGSSVTTLAAAEELTLAESFENGNSVTFDVDVDGTAFQIEARSLNDIVAKINSLTVETGIRANLNAANESIIFSAQFGESYDVSITSPNLLDVDGITPRINEVLNATPANNTVSVNDLAIDTAAGAEETLVAIDYAFDKINGFRAELGALQNRFESTIANLSTTSENLSAANSRIRDADFAAETAELARTQVLQSAGLSVLAQANARPQQVLQLLQG, translated from the coding sequence ATGCCTCAAGTCATTAATACCAACATCGCATCGTTGAACGCACAGCGGAATTTGAACACCTCCCAGAGCGACAGCAACGTTGCCCTGGAGCGGCTGTCTTCCGGCCTACGCATCAACTCAGCCAAAGATGACGCGGCGGGCCTCGCCATATCTACCCGTTTTCAGGCTCAGATTACCGGCCTGAACATGGCTCAGCGCAATGCCAACGATGGTATTTCCCTGGCGCAAACGGCCGAAGGTGCTCTGGACGAAGTAACCAACAACCTGCAGCGTATCCGTGAGTTGTCAGTCCAGTCATCGAACGCAACTAACAGTACGTCAGACCGTCAGGCCCTGAACCAGGAAGTGCAACAGCGAATTGCGGAGATTAACCGCATTGCTGGCCAAACCTCGTTTAACGGGCTCAAAATACTCGATGGCACCTTTGGCGCACAAACATTTCAGGTTGGCGCCAATGCTGGCGAGACCATTGGAGTGAGTGGGCTGGATGCCCGCGGTAGCCAGATCGGGGCCACTGTCTCCCAGACCGCTGGGTTATCCTCGTCTTCGCTGGGTGCAGGGGATGCAGGCGAAACATCGCTGGATGTATCTGGTCTTGATTTCTCTGGCAACATCACTGTCAGCTCCACTATTGGCGGCGAAACCATTGACGTCGCTGCAGCGACCTACGCTGATGCCGGCGCGCTGGCGATAGCCATCAACGGCGAAATTGCCTCGAACGGCAACTTGCCAGACGTGACGGCCGAAGTCTCTGACGATGGCAACTCTGTTGTTTTCAAGAATGCAGGCATCTCTGGAGTTGCTGCAACGATTGATATTTCGGATGCATCAGGGACGCAAGTCACGGCTGCAGGATCGGACGTCAGCACCGCTGACGGTTCAGGTTCAACGTCTACAGCCACACTCTTTGATCCAAGCGCTCTGGACCTGGCCTCCGGAGTAACCGGGTCCTTCGATGTTACTGATGATTCGGCCACCACAACTACCGTAAGCTTCTCATTGGCCGCAGGTGCGGGAAATACGGTAGCTGATCTTACTGCTGCAGTGCAGACCGGATTAACTGCCGCTGGTTTCACTGCGGGCACGGATCTGGGCGCCGCAGATAACGGTACTCTCATTCAGATCGAAAGCGATTCCAGCATTACTTACGATCTTGCCAGTATCACGGCCAGCGATGGCGGCACAGCCGATGCCTCGGTCGGCAGTTCAGTGACCACTCTGGCAGCCGCTGAAGAGCTGACACTCGCCGAAAGCTTTGAAAACGGCAACAGCGTCACGTTTGACGTCGATGTTGATGGAACAGCGTTTCAGATTGAGGCACGGTCACTCAATGATATCGTCGCGAAAATCAACTCACTGACCGTAGAGACCGGCATTCGCGCCAACCTGAACGCTGCCAATGAAAGTATTATTTTTTCCGCCCAGTTTGGTGAAAGCTACGATGTCTCGATTACAAGCCCCAATCTTCTCGACGTGGATGGCATAACACCCCGTATCAACGAGGTCCTGAATGCGACACCCGCAAACAACACCGTCTCCGTGAACGATCTGGCAATCGACACCGCAGCTGGCGCCGAAGAGACCCTGGTTGCTATCGATTACGCCTTCGACAAGATCAACGGCTTCCGGGCCGAACTGGGCGCCCTTCAGAACCGCTTCGAGTCCACTATTGCCAACCTGAGTACCACCTCCGAGAACCTGTCAGCCGCTAACAGCCGGATCCGCGACGCGGATTTTGCAGCAGAAACAGCGGAACTGGCCCGCACCCAGGTACTTCAGTCAGCAGGTCTGTCGGTTCTGGCCCAGGCTAATGCGCGGCCGCAGCAGGTTCTTCAGTTGCTGCAGGGTTAA
- a CDS encoding flagellin N-terminal helical domain-containing protein, which translates to MALGINTNVASLNAQNQLSKSQGMNDQALQRLSSGLRINSAKDDAAGLAISTRFQSQISGLNVATRNANDGISLAQTAEGALDEITNNLQRIRELSVQSANATNSDSDRDALNNEVDQRIQEVNRIASQTSFNGLKVLDGTFGTQAFQVGANAGETISIDGLNSKGSELGATISQTAGLSTSSLGAGDAGETSLDVSGLDFSGNITVSSTIGGETIDVAAATYADAGALAIAINGEIASNGNLPDVTAEVSDDGNSVVFKNAGISGVAATIDISDASGTQVTAAGSDVSTADGSGSTSTATLFDPSALDLASGVTGSFDVTDDSATTTTVSFSLAAGAGNTVADLTAAVQTGLTAAGFTAGTDLGAADNGTLIQIESDSSITYDLASITASDGGTADASVGSSVTTLAPALDQTVASKFEAGETISFSLDVAGTAIEVTDASNLQDVVAQINGETKNTGVSGFLSAAGDEIVFASAKGENFTASITTDIDNDATTVEVNQSIDSSTDVNANVSLNSLDISTREGSDQALVAIDFAIDQVNQFRSDLGAVQNRFESTIANLSTSVENLSAANSRIVDADFASETAALAKSQVLQQAGISVLAQANARPQQVLSLLQ; encoded by the coding sequence ATGGCTCTCGGAATCAACACCAACGTCGCATCACTCAACGCCCAGAATCAGCTGAGCAAATCCCAAGGCATGAACGACCAGGCTCTGCAGCGTCTTTCTTCCGGCCTGCGCATTAACTCCGCTAAAGATGACGCGGCTGGTCTGGCGATCTCCACTCGTTTTCAATCCCAGATTTCTGGTTTGAACGTAGCAACCCGAAACGCGAACGACGGTATTTCTCTGGCGCAAACCGCTGAAGGCGCTCTGGACGAAATCACCAACAACCTGCAGCGTATTCGTGAGCTGTCGGTTCAGTCGGCCAACGCAACCAACAGTGATTCAGACCGCGATGCGCTGAACAACGAAGTGGATCAGCGTATTCAGGAAGTTAACCGCATTGCCAGCCAAACGTCTTTTAACGGCCTAAAAGTCCTTGATGGTACTTTCGGCACGCAGGCTTTTCAGGTGGGCGCTAACGCCGGTGAAACCATTTCAATTGATGGCCTGAACTCCAAGGGCAGTGAGTTGGGAGCCACAATTTCTCAGACCGCCGGGCTGTCCACATCTTCGCTGGGTGCAGGGGATGCAGGCGAAACATCGCTGGATGTATCTGGTCTTGATTTCTCTGGCAACATCACTGTCAGCTCCACTATTGGCGGCGAAACCATTGACGTCGCTGCAGCGACCTACGCTGATGCCGGCGCGCTGGCGATAGCCATCAACGGCGAAATTGCCTCGAACGGCAACTTGCCAGACGTGACGGCCGAAGTCTCTGACGATGGCAACTCTGTTGTTTTCAAGAATGCAGGCATCTCTGGAGTTGCTGCAACGATTGATATTTCGGATGCATCAGGGACGCAAGTCACGGCTGCAGGATCGGACGTCAGCACCGCTGACGGTTCAGGTTCAACGTCTACAGCCACACTCTTTGATCCAAGCGCTCTGGACCTGGCCTCCGGAGTAACCGGGTCCTTCGATGTTACTGATGATTCGGCCACCACAACTACCGTAAGCTTCTCATTGGCCGCAGGTGCGGGAAATACGGTAGCTGATCTTACTGCTGCAGTGCAGACCGGATTAACTGCCGCTGGTTTCACTGCGGGCACGGATCTGGGCGCCGCAGATAACGGTACTCTCATTCAGATCGAAAGCGATTCCAGCATTACTTACGATCTTGCCAGTATCACGGCCAGCGATGGCGGCACAGCCGATGCCTCGGTCGGCAGTTCAGTGACCACTCTGGCACCGGCTTTGGACCAAACCGTTGCCTCAAAATTTGAAGCAGGCGAGACCATTTCGTTCAGCCTCGATGTTGCGGGCACAGCTATCGAAGTAACTGACGCAAGTAATCTGCAGGATGTCGTTGCGCAGATTAACGGTGAAACGAAGAATACCGGTGTTTCAGGCTTTCTGAGCGCTGCCGGTGATGAGATTGTCTTTGCATCAGCAAAGGGTGAGAACTTTACGGCTTCTATTACTACTGATATAGACAATGATGCGACAACTGTTGAGGTTAACCAAAGCATCGATTCCTCCACCGACGTCAATGCGAACGTGTCGTTAAACAGCCTCGATATCAGTACTCGTGAAGGTTCTGACCAAGCGCTGGTGGCGATTGATTTTGCAATTGACCAAGTCAACCAGTTCCGTTCTGACCTGGGTGCGGTGCAAAACCGCTTTGAGTCCACCATCGCCAATTTGAGCACTTCAGTGGAAAACCTGTCAGCGGCCAACAGCCGTATTGTAGACGCTGATTTCGCCTCTGAAACTGCAGCTCTTGCCAAGTCTCAGGTACTGCAGCAGGCCGGTATCTCGGTTCTTGCTCAGGCTAACGCCCGTCCCCAGCAGGTTCTGTCGCTGCTTCAGTAA
- a CDS encoding flagellar protein FlaG, whose translation MNDVTLNSTDLKLARSGEAVPARALSSSSADGMRAAGSVASDFAASQNVSASVKSPSATGNVVQQQALTPADQAAQARESEESQKEKLTSAVSKLNDYVQSVQRDLQFEVDSELGQVIVKVVDQKTQQVIRQMPDELALRLAEKLQQDEPLTFFNIKV comes from the coding sequence ATGAATGACGTTACCCTGAACAGTACGGATCTGAAACTGGCTCGCTCCGGCGAGGCTGTTCCGGCTCGGGCACTGTCGTCATCTTCTGCTGACGGTATGCGTGCCGCGGGCTCTGTTGCTAGTGACTTCGCTGCAAGCCAGAATGTGTCCGCGAGCGTGAAGAGCCCTTCTGCGACGGGCAATGTTGTGCAGCAACAAGCTTTGACTCCAGCTGACCAAGCTGCGCAGGCCCGAGAGTCGGAGGAATCGCAGAAAGAGAAATTGACCAGTGCCGTATCGAAGCTGAACGACTATGTTCAGAGTGTGCAGCGGGACTTGCAGTTTGAGGTAGACAGCGAATTGGGCCAAGTCATCGTGAAAGTGGTGGATCAGAAAACCCAGCAGGTAATTCGTCAGATGCCTGACGAGTTGGCGCTAAGGTTGGCAGAGAAATTGCAGCAGGATGAACCGCTGACGTTTTTTAACATCAAGGTATAA